A single region of the Branchiostoma lanceolatum isolate klBraLanc5 chromosome 1, klBraLanc5.hap2, whole genome shotgun sequence genome encodes:
- the LOC136423880 gene encoding NLR family CARD domain-containing protein 3-like gives MLTNVELEILNSDLSIPDVFQKSAKKYYELKLTHFKPLIWNYNFTLELSDIFTQLVLVPTKEKQLRTSETSNRLESMRGEQRKELKSLDDLFKPGVTGLSTAPRCILIEGEAGGGKTTFLSKEALDAVSQKTELGRRHDIVLLIRLREVREGETIEEMVWDQCVPETVDIEAQAIRAILKRNKSHVLFLLDGYDELRPEARVAGQAIPKLLSGKMYPNSTIVITSRPSAGVQQYTRPDCNIHIMGFSKEHVEKYIRQYFTVVGKQELTKALAVQVKDNNLLNTLISTPIFLMFVCLLWEENQEMVSTGTMTGLYNNLLTCLVRKYCKREGVDMPTEGLPTEVAESLLQLGKLVLEALLRNETLLDLTEVKRENVDWELLLTLGVVSLEDSSSKMHPRKQLNFSHKTMQEFLAARYVAHALLNQDIVELLQLTSISKALELSNLLQFTCGCDSRAAQAVMEELSKISSREFTHLQPEHFEHSNVPIDRNMRKSCKTYKRFASLCLTILGERQEPEVVQGISQALPIVMLYSSVNSREATALKYYIQNLHSANLPDRLILKIRGGTDSRDTVQYLQQCFITSLPGLKVNLTLSVDSPDETARLVLVLKNVPGLRALDLSCTHLTPSSLQPLVQGFSHMSLLEELDLSENDDLGDAGMEVLQVGLFKVPHLAVLRIRYVGMTAVGMSYLASCMHHLVGLKELDISDNPIGDTGLESLTAILPIFTAMQVLVLAEIGISPTGMRTLVPALCQLTRLIKLDISYNYAIGDLGLECLAAILHHLKTMKVLVLYSTGISDRGISSLIKALPHLVELQVLDVSYNDIGDSGIVSLVQTLCQPSSLDMEQNPPGDKSLTTAPHCNNTLQELNIRWNSGVTGAGLGRVAQLISALPALTGLNMSGDDDTPAHLPDTAAMALAEALPRLPALEQLDLQYISMEPAGFQAVVQAAEEHPTLEELWYTIRGVPEGADTTASCLLLARL, from the exons ATGCTTACTAATGTTGAGCTAGAAATCCTAAACAGTGATCTTTCTATTCCAGATGTGTTCCAGAAGTCTGCGAAGAAGTACTATGAGTTGAAACTGACTCACTTCAAGCCTCTGATCTGGAATTACAACTTCACACTCGAACTCAGTGACATCTTCACCCAGTTAGTGTTGGTAccaacaaaggaaaaacagctCAGAACATCTGAAACATCTAACAGGTTAGAATCCATGAGGGGAGAACAAAGGAAAGAACTGAAGTCTTTAGACGACTTGTTCAAGCCAGGTGTCACGGGACTGTCCACAGCACCAAGGTGCATTCTGATTGAGGGTGAAGCCGGAGGGGGGAAAACAACGTTTCTTTCCAAAGAAGCCCTAGATGCCGTCTCACAGAAAACAGAGCTGGGCAGACGGCACGACATCGTCCTGTTGATCCGACTCCGGGAGGTGAGAGAGGGGGAGACCATAGAGGAGATGGTGTGGGACCAGTGTGTTCCTGAAACAGTTGATATTGAAGCACAGGCCATCAGAGCAATCCTTAAGAGGAACAAATCCCATGTGCTCTTCCTCCTGGATGGGTATGATGAGCTGCGGCCTGAGGCCAGGGTAGCCGGGCAGGCCATTCCCAAACTGCTGTCTGGCAAGATGTACCCCAACAGCACGATTGTGATCACCTCCCGACCCTCAGCAGGAGTGCAGCAGTACACCCGACCAGACTGTAACATACACATCATGGGCTTCTCTAAAGAACATGTGGAGAAATACATCAGGCAGTATTTCACTGTTGTTGGGAAGCAAGAACTGACAAAAGCACTTGCCGTACAAGTTAAAGATAACAACCTTTTGAACACTTTAATCTCCACACCAATTTTCCTGatgtttgtctgtctgctgTGGGAGGAGAACCAAGAGATGGTGTCTACTGGAACAATGACGGGGCTGTACAACAACCTGCTGACATGTCTGGTTAGAAAGTACTGCAAGCGGGAAGGAGTGGACATGCCAACAGAAGGGCTGCCTACAGAGGTTGCTGAGTCATTACTGCAGCTCGGCAAGCTTGTGCTAGAGGCACTGCTGAGGAATGAGACCCTGCTTGACCTTACAGAAGTAAAGAGAGAGAACGTTGATTGGGAGTTGCTGTTAACACTTGGTGTGGTCTCATTGGAAGATTCGTCGTCAAAAATGCATCCTAGGAAACAGCTGAACTTCTCCCACAAGACCATGCAAGAGTTCCTGGCCGCACGATATGTTGCTCATGCTCTGTTGAACCAAGACATCGTAGAGCTGCTGCAGCTCACCTCCATAAGCAAGGCACTTGAACTCAGTAACCTGCTTCAGTTCACGTGTGGCTGTGACTCACGGGCAGCACAAGCTGTGATGGAGGAACTGAGCAAGATCAGCAGCAGAGAGTTCACGCACTTGCAACCAGaacattttgaacattcaaatgtGCCAATAGATCGAAACATGCGAAAGTCCTGCAAAACATATAAAAGGTTTGCATCCTTGTGCCTGACCATCCTCGGTGAGAGACAAGAACCAGAAGTGGTTCAGGGTATCAGTCAAGCCCTACCAATTGTCATGCTGTACAGCTCCGTTAACAGTAGAGAAGCCACAGCTCTTAAGTATTACATACAAAATCTTCATTCGGCAAACCTTCCAGACAGACTCATACTTAAGATCCGCGGAGGTACTGACAGCAGAGACACAGTTCAGTACCTACAGCAGTGTTTTATAACTTCACTCCCTGGACTTAAAGTGAACTTGACACTATCAGTTGACTCACCTGATGAGACAGCCAGGCTGGTTTTAGTTCTGAAGAATGTTCCTGGTCTGAGGGCACTGGATCTGTCATGCACACACCTAACACCATCATCACTCCAGCCACTTGTGCAGGGGTTCAGCCACATGTCTCTGTTAGAGGAGTTGGATCTTTCTGAGAACGATGACCTTGGTGATGCTGGGATGGAAGTCCTACAGGTTGGGCTGTTCAAAGTTCCACACCTGGCTGTACTCCGTATTAGGTACGTAGGCATGACAGCTGTGGGCATGTCATACCTGGCTTCCTGTATGCACCACCTAGTGGGACTGAAAGAACTGGATATTAGTGATAATCCGATCGGTGACACTGGGCTGGAATCTCTCACCGCCATCCTCCCCATCTTCACTGCCATGCAGGTGTTGGTCCTGGCAGAGATCGGTATCAGCCCCACAGGCATGCGAACACTGGTCCCTGCACTGTGTCAGCTAACCAGACTCATCAAACTGGACATAAGTTATAATTATGCCATAGGAGACCTCGGGCTGGAATGCCTGGCTGCTATCCTCCACCACCTCAAAACCATGAAGGTGTTGGTTCTCTACAGTACAGGTATCAGTGACAGGGGAATATCATCCTTGATCAAAGCTCTGCCTCACCTGGTGGAATTACAGGTGTTGGATGTGAGCTACAATGACATAGGAGACTCAGGGATTGTCTCACTGGTGCAAACACTCTGCCAGCCCAGCAGTTTGGATATGGAACAAAACCCACCTGGTGACAAGAGTCTGACCACAGCCCCTCACTGTAACAACACACTACAGGAGCTGAACATCAGGTGGAATAGTGGAGTAACAGGAGCCGGACTGGGGAGGGTCGCACAGCTCATCAGCGCACTGCCAGCACTGACCGGGCTGAACATGTCTGGTGACGATgacacacctgcacacctgCCTGACACCGCTGCCATGGCTCTGGCCGAGGCTCTACCCAGACTCCCTGCCCTGGAGCAGCTGGACCTGCAGTACATCTCCATGGAGCCTGCAGGGTTCCAGGCTGTGGTGCAGGCTGCTGAGGAACACCCAACACTGGAGGAGCTGTG GTACACTATTCGTGGAGTTCCTGAGGGAGCGGACACCACAGCCAGCTGCCTGCTGCTGGCCCGCCTCTGA
- the LOC136426981 gene encoding uncharacterized protein — protein sequence MANNPRQDLYLEISRNLVDHELTNLRTFVSGAKILPEGEIQKANAHQIFNQLEKERKVKPGDLALLVDLLRKIGRHDYAEQAEKIAESERKGSAQPSTSQLKRKGEDGEEFPVKRKPDPCREEGEMLYSICV from the exons ATGGCGAACAATCCTCGCCAGGATCTGTACCTGGAGATATCTCGGAACCTTGTAGATCATGAACTAACAAATCTCCGTACCTTTGTCAGCGGTGCGAAGATTTTGCCAGAAGGAGAGATCCAAAAAGCCAACGCTCACCAGATCTTTAACCAACTGGAGAAAGAACGGAAGGTAAAGCCGGGAGATCTCGCCCTTCTGGTGGACCTGTTGAGAAAAATCGGCAGACATGACTACGCTGAGCAGGCAGAGAAGATCGCTGAGAGTGAAAGAAAAG GTTCAGCCCAACCCTCTACCAGCCAGCTGAAGAGGAAGGGGGAGGATGGAGAAGAGTTTCCTGTCAAGAGGAAACCAGATCCTTGTAGAGAGGAAGGTGAGATGTTATATTCCATATGTGTGTAG